A single region of the Echinimonas agarilytica genome encodes:
- a CDS encoding FUSC family protein has protein sequence MGNAIRIFDFLKPPSSRSPLFVTAIKASILTVIFLVIGIIQDQLIIASSMSMGVNAAALADHPSQYHYRLRSLLTLVVCYTPASLFVVYSYDIPWLFLLGLCASTFCLSMASSLGPRFGKISFGALTIAVFTMLSYPHYQDTLLLPASLMFGALTYFVVSTLVHWFMPNFDLEHDNQKLFSTLAKYQLFKARFFDNNSDPEEVRLHLAKLGAQASSALADVRQQLIIRQQQNKHANHKSGYLAQFFKAQVLLERLSSSHILYQDLRVELADTSLPARIQRVMVGLSKRMLRQPRYRRVENYEIDDQVKSELAELVQSTKRLAERNVFSAQCASQLSFLLENLNKIAEITEKELPFPSSDFLFTEQRRYSWNYYWRLFTTPKTPLFRHAARLTACMFCGYMVIMSLPPDSQNYWILLTILFITKPTFSETKQRLLQRVVGTVLGIGVATGLYLLNLPVFTLIVIAGMAKFAFFWYLQQGYSIAVACVSVYVAIILQFYGLNAEALFVKRVVITLFAAGMVFLALRFLWPNWLKQRSKGAISNSLKQLRLYQELVFQQYLQQTRVEDEAYRLGRFHAHVGEATLVEHWQALLAEPRSKRSESEMLYRLTGRLHSYLSHLSALASHRGRIKAVSALPLIDSIGSQLNTQLSQLETYLSAEGEVDIPGAQPQLSEQLSTLTTTLQGDDLLVTFQLLRLNENIQQIRALIVAKSHRPNIQGTPL, from the coding sequence CGTCACGGCCATAAAGGCCAGCATACTCACGGTTATCTTTTTGGTGATTGGAATCATCCAAGATCAGCTTATTATTGCCAGTTCAATGTCGATGGGGGTCAATGCTGCAGCATTAGCCGATCACCCTTCACAATATCACTATCGTTTGCGCTCATTGCTTACCCTCGTTGTGTGCTACACACCCGCTTCGTTATTTGTGGTGTATTCATACGACATCCCTTGGCTGTTTTTGCTCGGGTTGTGCGCCAGTACGTTTTGCTTATCAATGGCTTCTTCTTTGGGCCCAAGGTTTGGAAAAATCAGTTTTGGCGCGTTAACTATTGCCGTTTTTACCATGCTGAGTTATCCGCATTACCAAGACACATTATTGCTTCCAGCGAGCTTGATGTTCGGTGCGCTCACCTATTTTGTAGTATCGACATTAGTTCATTGGTTCATGCCAAATTTCGATTTAGAGCACGATAACCAAAAGCTATTTTCAACTCTGGCCAAATATCAGCTGTTCAAAGCTCGCTTTTTTGACAATAACAGTGACCCCGAGGAAGTTCGCCTACACCTTGCCAAATTAGGAGCTCAAGCATCTTCAGCGCTAGCAGATGTTCGACAACAGTTAATTATTCGCCAACAGCAAAATAAACACGCGAATCATAAATCTGGCTATTTGGCCCAATTCTTTAAGGCTCAAGTATTGCTAGAACGGCTAAGTTCATCGCACATTTTATATCAAGATTTAAGGGTTGAGCTGGCCGATACGTCTTTACCTGCCCGAATTCAGCGAGTCATGGTAGGCCTTTCAAAACGTATGCTCCGGCAACCGCGGTATCGTCGAGTTGAAAATTATGAAATCGACGATCAGGTCAAATCAGAGCTTGCTGAGTTAGTACAGTCAACCAAGCGACTCGCTGAACGTAATGTGTTCAGCGCACAATGCGCGAGTCAGCTCAGCTTTTTGCTTGAAAATCTCAACAAAATTGCTGAAATTACAGAAAAAGAATTACCGTTCCCAAGCTCCGATTTTCTGTTCACCGAACAGCGCAGATACAGCTGGAACTACTATTGGAGACTTTTCACAACGCCTAAAACACCGTTATTTAGGCATGCTGCTCGGCTCACCGCATGTATGTTTTGTGGCTATATGGTGATCATGTCACTGCCGCCCGACAGTCAAAATTATTGGATTCTGCTGACTATCTTGTTCATCACTAAGCCGACCTTCTCTGAAACGAAACAACGGTTATTGCAGCGCGTAGTGGGAACTGTATTGGGCATTGGTGTTGCTACCGGTTTGTACTTGTTAAATCTACCTGTGTTCACGCTAATCGTCATTGCTGGCATGGCCAAATTCGCCTTTTTCTGGTATTTGCAGCAAGGCTATAGTATAGCGGTTGCTTGTGTGTCAGTTTACGTTGCCATTATCTTGCAATTTTACGGCCTGAATGCCGAAGCACTGTTTGTAAAACGAGTGGTGATCACTTTATTTGCCGCCGGCATGGTATTTCTTGCATTGAGATTTTTGTGGCCAAACTGGCTCAAGCAGCGCTCAAAAGGTGCCATTTCAAATAGCCTGAAACAACTTCGCCTTTACCAAGAACTAGTCTTTCAGCAATACTTACAGCAAACCAGAGTGGAAGACGAGGCATACCGATTGGGCCGCTTTCATGCGCACGTTGGGGAAGCGACTCTGGTGGAACATTGGCAAGCGCTCTTGGCGGAGCCACGTTCAAAAAGATCTGAGTCAGAAATGCTCTACCGTCTGACCGGCCGATTGCATTCTTACCTCAGCCACCTTTCGGCATTAGCATCGCATAGAGGCCGTATTAAAGCCGTCAGTGCTTTACCTCTGATCGATAGTATTGGCTCACAATTGAACACCCAATTATCTCAACTTGAAACTTACTTAAGCGCTGAAGGCGAAGTCGATATTCCCGGTGCACAGCCCCAGCTTTCTGAGCAGCTTTCGACACTCACCACAACCTTGCAAGGAGATGATTTGCTGGTGACGTTTCAGCTACTTCGCCTCAACGAAAATATTCAGCAGATCCGAGCACTCATCGTGGCAAAGTCACATAGACCGAATATTCAGGGAACTCCGCTTTAA